The Leptospira kirschneri serovar Cynopteri str. 3522 CT genomic sequence AAGTACTTTGCTATTTTGCCCGCTTTGTTCGGAAGTTTTTATGCTACGTCTCAAGTAGGTCCTTTATCTGCTCTTAATCTGATGCAACTAGGTTCTCAGAAAAGTGCGGTGTTAAGCGCTGTGATATTCAACGCACTTGTGATACCCGCCCTTATACCCTTGGCTCTTAAGGGAGTCGTCTATAAACCGTTAGGTGCTGATAGGATATTAAAAAGAAATCTTTTAATTTTTGGTTTGGGAGGAATGATCGTTCCGTTCTTAGGGATAAAGTGTATAGATTTGATGTTAGGTTTATTAGGAATCACTTAAGGAAAACTTTATGATTTTCTTGAATATAATTTCTATTTCCATTCGACTTCTTTTGATTCTTACTTTAATTACCGGAATTTTATATCCGATCGTGGTCACTGGATTTGCGGAACGTTTTTTCCCGTTTCGATCTGGCGGAAGTAAGGTAGTGATCCAAGGTAAAACCGTAGGCTCGGAGTTGATCGCACAGAAGTTTATAAAAGACGAATATTTCTGGCCTAGACCTTCTGTGGCTGATTACAAAACGGGGGCGTCCAATGCAAGTGTGACTAACGCGTCCTTAAGGTTAAAGGTGGAAGAAAGAAAAAAAATCCTCTTTGAAAAACACACAGAACAAACGCAAGTTCCTCCTGATTTATTGTTTGCGTCCGGTTCTGGGCTTGATCCGCATATTAGTCCTAACTCGGCTCTGTTTCAGATAAACCGTGTGGCGAAGTCGCGTAAATTGACGGAAGGCCAAATTCTACGCTTAAAAGACATAGTGGAAAAATCGATAGAAAAAGGTTATATAGGAGAAAACAGGATCAATGTACTTTTATTGAACTTGAAGATGGACTCCGAATTTGGAACAATATTAGAATGATCGAAGATACGGAAACTACTCGTTTGGACCCGGACGAGTTACTTCGTAAGATCCAAAAAGAAGAACAAAAAGAGATTTCCGGAAGACTCAAAGTGTTTTTCGGAATGGTTGCGGGTGTGGGCAAAACCTACGCGATGTTAAACGCCGCTCGAGGACTTAAAAAAGAGGGCGTGGATGTGGTGGTAGGTTACATAGAAACACGTGGCCGAAAAGAAACCGAAGAACTTCTGGAAGGTTTGGAAATATTACCTAGAAAAAAAATAGAACATAGAGGAATCGAATTCGAAGAGATGGATATAGATTCCATTCTTAGACGAAAGCCGGAAGTGGTTTTGGTGGACGAATTCGCACATACAAATATCCCGGGCAGCAGACACGTAAAACGGTATCAGGACGTAATTGAAATTTTAAATCATAGTATTAATGTATTCACGACTTTGAATGTTCAACATTTGGAAAGTCAAGTGGAGGCTGTAGAAAAAAACACTTCTGTAAAAATTAGAGAAACGATTCCAGATTCTGTGTTGGATATGGCGGATGAAATTGTGTTGATCGATCTTTCTCCGGACGATCTTAGAAAACGACTTCAGGAAGGTAAAGTATACGTCCCTGAAAAAGCGAACTTAGCGGGAGATCATTTTTTTAAGAAGGAAAACCTGACCTTTTTGCGTGAAACCGCACTCAATTACACGGCGAGACACGTCAACGTAGCTCTGGATTCAGCAAAGTTTAGGGAAAAAATTCTAGTGGCGATCGGTTCTAGTCCTAATTCTTACTCTTTATTACGTTATGCGAAACGACTTGCTTATGAACGGAACGGAGAATTGTTTGCGATCTACAATCAAACAAGAGAAAATCTTACCAAAGAAAACTTAAGTCAACTTGAAAAGAATCTGAGTTTTGCCAGAGAGCTAGGATGTGAAATTCTTTACGCGGCAGACGAAGATACAGTGGAAGCGATTTTAAGAATTTCCGAACAAAAGCACATAACGCGTGTGGTGATAGAAAAAACTTCTGCAGATTGGTGGAAAAGATGGAATTCAACCGCGTCTAAACTGGCTAGGATGCCTTCTAATTTCGAACTTTGTTTGGTTCCATATTCTTTTGTTTCTGGAGAAGAATCCGTTTTGAATCGATTTTTAAGAACTTCTTCGGGAGGAAAACAATACTTAACCTCTCTAACCTTGATATTGTTGGCTACTTGTATCAGTTTATTTTTGGAACCAATTGCTGGTTATTGGAGTATTTCCTTACTCTATTTATTCTTTGTTTCGGGAATTGGATCTTTTTTTTCCAAAGGACCTACGATACTGGCAGGGTTATTGTCCGGAATTTTCTGGGATTTTTTATTCATTCCACCCAGATATACTTTTTTTATAGAGAAGTTAGAAGACGTACTTATGTTCGGCGCTTTTCTTTTTATATCGATCATCATAGGAAATGTCACATCTAGATTGAGGCAAAAAGAAAAAGTATTGGTCAATCGAGAACTTCGCCTAACAACTTTATACGAATTGTCCAAGGAGTTGGGACACGCGAGAGACGTAAGACGTATCTCTGAAATCGGAGCCGAATATCTTGGAAAGGTATTTCAGACGGAGATAGTTATACTTTTAGAAAATCAAGGAAACATAGATTTCAATTCTTCCAGGGCTGGAAATTTTTTTCCTGACCCGAAAGAAACCGCTGTTTCTAACTGGGTGTATAAAAATAAAATTCCAGCAGGAAAATTTACGGACACGTTATCCTTATCTTTAGGAACCTACTTTCCTATGATTGCTCCGGGTAAAGTGATAGGAGTGATAGGAGTCGTTTTAAACGAAAGGTTGAATTTGGATCAAGAAAATCTTTTACTTACCATGGGAAATCAGATCGCGCTTGCGCTTGAAAGGGAGTTATTGTCTGAAGAAACTAGAACTAGATACTTGGCCAATCAATCTGAAAGACTTTATACGATTATATTTAATTCTTTATCGCACGAATTAAAAACCCCTCTTTCTGCGATCCGAGGAGCGGTGACTGCGTTGTTAGAACCCGAGATAGAAAATTCCAGAGAAGCTAGAATCGAATTGTTAAACGAAATTAACGAAAGTAGTATGATTCTCAATCTATTATTAGGAAATCTATTAGACATGAGTCGTTACGAATCCGGTTTCTTAAAATTGAGAATGGATTGGCACGATCCATCCGATCTGATTCACGTAGTAGTAAGAAGATTGAGACAAACGGTGAAAAACAGTCGTTGTGTGATTCATTTACCGGAAAATCCAGTGCCGACTTGGATGGATTTTACATTGATGGAACAAGCGCTTTTTAACGTAGTATTCAATGCGGTTCAGATTTCACCTGAAGGTGTTCCAGTTTCTATAGAGCTTATATGCAGAAAAGATAAAATACAATATATTGTGGAAGACGAAGGTCCGGGGATTCCTAAGGAAGATCTTGAAAAGATATTCGAAAAGTTTTATAGAAGTAAAAATAGAAATCACGTAGGAAGTGGATTAGGACTTTCAATAAGCAAATCCATCGTGGAAACACACGGAGGTATTCTAACCGCAGAAAATAGAACAACGGTAGGGGCCAGGTTTTGTATCGAAATTCCGATCAAATCGAGTTGAAAAGATGAATCCTAAAATTCTGGTGGCGGACGATGACGATCGTATTCGCAAGATGATACGAATCAGTTTGAACGCTTCTCATTACGAAGTGATCGAGTCTGCCACGATTCAAGAAACGATACTCAAAGCCGCTAAAGATTCTCCGGATTTGATTTTATTGGACTTACAATTTCCGGATGGCAACGGAATTACTGCATTGAGGGAGATACGATCTTGGAGTGAAACGCCGGTGATCGTATTGTCCGTTCTTTCTTCCGATCCAGAAAAAATTTCCTTGTTGGACGGAGGAGCCGATGACTATATTACAAAACCGTTTAGTATGGGAGAACTTCTGGCAAGAATTCGGGTCGCTCTTAGAAATAAGACTCAGGATCCAGGATCTCCTATTTTTGTATCCGGAAATTTATACGTAGATTTATCAAATAGAAACGTAAAAATATCTGGAACCACGGTGCATTTGACTCCGATCGAATATACATTTTTGACCTTATTGATTCAACACGCAGGAAAGGTATTAACACAGGAACAGATCATACGTCACGTTTGGGGACCTTTTGCAAAAAACGAATCCGGATCTTTGAGAGTTCACGTAGCAAGTTTAAGAAAAAAAATAGAATTGGACCCATCCAGTCCGGAGTTGCTTTTGACAGAACCAGGAGTGGGTTATAGGCTTGCAATTCATTTATAATATTCAGTTTATATCATGTAACATAAGTTAAGTAAAAATTACAAGACGCTACTCGAAGTTATATAATAAATATCTGTTCGGAATTGTATAACAGAATACCCAATCCAATATTTACGCTTTAATCGCTTTTACATTGAATGGCCCCAACTAAAACTCTATCACGAAATTTGTAGAACTCGATTTTATGGAGATCGGTAAATAAATATTAGTATATTAAAGTATTATTTTGTATAAAAGTATAAAGCAGTTTGTTGGAGTGCCGCACCCAAAGGTGCGGCGGAGGCGTAAAGAAATTAAAAAAGAGAAAGGAAAATAGACGGTTTAGAAAACGGAGAGTTATGAGTCGCTTCCGGATCCGAAATGGTGATCGCGTTCAAACCTTCTTGAAGATATTGAGCAAGACCTTGTGTTTCCGACTGGCTGAAAAAAACGTCTTTGTCCATCCACACAACTTTCAGATTAAAACCGTTCCATATATTCTGTGTCACAAACATTCTAGGAACGGCATTTGTAGTTTGGGCGGTATAATCTAGTCCGACAATGTTTGCGGCCGCTACATAGGGTTCTAGATCACTCATCGTTTTTAGTTGTTCGGTGGTAGGTGCTCCTGTGACCGGAACACCGTTTACGGCGTATTTCGTATTAATATAAAAGTCGTCTGGAGTTTTTACGAGCCAACCAAATTCGGCATAAGGCGGATCTGGAATACTACCTAAAATTTTTAATATTCTAAAATTCCAAACAAAACTTTTTGCAGAATTTGGATCACTCATAGGAGCGTTTCCGCCATACCAAGGTAAAGGAGAAGGAATATCGCTGCCGAGTAAGATCGTGTTTTCGATACCGAATGCACTTAAAAGGCCACCACCGTTTTTATGAAATAAACTTTGTATCGTTTGGATGACTAACCCGCCTATACTATGACCGACGATAGTCTGGATTTTTTTACCTTCTGTGCTGGTCATTCTACCAAGTAAGGCGCGGAGAGCGTCTGCGTAATTTGTAACGCTCAACTGACTGTAGTTAGCTGGATATTCCGATGTTCCAGGAGCCATCGTACTACCTCCGTGACCGGGAAGATCCATGATATAAACACTTTGAGCTTTTCCCTTAAGGATCAATTCTTTTGCCAGAGGTTCAAAAAGAGAGCTGTTATCTCCGAAGCCGTGAACGAACAAAACCGATTTAGGGTTGAAAACGATCGGACCACCCGGATCTCTTACGTATCTGTAATGGACTACATTGATTGTATAATAGGTGGTTTTGAGGGAATAGAAATTACGACCTACTAAATCATAAGTAAGAATCTCTCTCGCATAAGAGGCGTTAATCGAACTTACGCCGAACAAAAAAAATAGGAAACATAGGGTGAGTCCCACTTTCCTAAATCGATTTCGAATACCCAATTGAATCTTCATAAATATTTATCTCCTTGTTTGATCTAAGAAGAGAACTCTATCTCTATATAAGCTTTTTTGATTGTAATGAAGCGATACGGAGAGATCATTTTTCGGATTATCTGTAAATCTAAAATTATGTTTTTTTGAAAATAAAATGGAATTCAATTGAAATTAAATTTAGTTTTGATCTAAATATCATGATTAAGGCATATATCTGATGGTTTATTGTAAATAATATTGGCACTTAAGTGCTAACAAATACATCTAAGTATTTAGATTAAGAAAACTTTTATAAGATCAATTTTAAACTAAGACTAGTTAGGTGAGATTATTTGATGTAAAATTCGATTTTTGTTTTTATAGAGGTGGATTGAATTACTGATTTAAAAATTAAGTTCGAAATATAGTTATAAATTTATGTCGTCTGTAGTTGCGACCTCGAGTAAGTATAAAAAGTTTTTATTTGAACACTAACAATTTGGTCTTTTTTCGCTTAATGAATGCTAGGTCTTTTTGTAATCTAAAAATGGTTTTGTTTTTTGGAGATCAGTATCTTTTTATTATAAATTCAAATTTTAAAGTAAAACTTTTATAAACTCGAAAGTATAATACTAGTTTGATACAAGTCCCAATGTAAAAAGTATTTCACCTTAAGTATGTTAGTTGAGTGATTGGTTCTATTTTTACGAATTATAGTGTTTAAAAAAGAGTTTTGCTACAGTGGGAATTTTGTATTTATCAAGGACTTTCGGTTGTTCTGTTACCTAGTTTTCCTACTTAAGAGCTTAATCAAATTGTAATAGAGTGTTTAAAATTTTGTGATTCACTTCAAAAATTTAAGATATTCTAACTTAATTCTGTAGAAATCGGCATGAACACAAAATTCGATTTGGAAAAAACGTTCGGTAAAATTGAAAAGGATGAAGGTTTGGAGAAATTCTGCATGTCATAATTTAGGCATTTAAGTTTAAAATTCATTTGAGTTGACTCGAAAAACGTTACATTCTAAAATTGAAAAAGGAGGTTCATGTGAAAGAAATTTTTGATTTACCACCTAACGCTGATTTATGGTCTTCAAAATCAGCTTCGACAACCGATACACAAACTCTTTTCCCGTTTAATGAAAAATATGAAATGGCTTTAGAAATACTAACTGAATTCGAAAACTTGTCTATAGTTGATTCTTCGAACTTGAAAACTTCATCCACACAAAGTTATGATGGAGAAATTCTTACACAACTGACTGAAATTCTAAAAACCGGAAGCTTTCATACGGAGTATCAACCGATTTTATCTTTGGAAACGGGAAAAATTTATGCATATGAGGCCCTAGCCAGATTCCGTATCAAAGGGGAAAATATTTGTCCGGAGTTTATATTTAACGAACTTCATCAAGATCCGGATCTATTTTTTGAATTTGAAAAAGAATTGAAACGATTTCAGATTCGAAATCGCCCGCGGGACAAACATTTATTTTTGAATTTGGATCCACACGTCTGTAAAAACCGTTCACAGGCCGCCGAATGGCGAAAACTTTTAAGTAAGAAAAAAGATATAGTCTGTGAAATTATTGAGAATACTGATTCTACTTTAATCGAAAATACTCGATTTTGTTTGGATGTTTTAAGGCGAGAAAACGTTCCAATTGCTCTTGACGACGTAGGTGGAGATCAAAACCTTTTTTGTTTTAATTTTTTAGAATATTCTAAATTTATTAAATTTGATAAATGTTGGCTGCGACTTTTTAAAACCAAACCATCTTATAAAAATATCGCGTGGGGTTTCTTAGACTTTGCAAAAGAATCGAATATGTTATGTATATTAGAAGGAATCGAAACCTCCGAGGATTTTTTGATGGCCGCAGAAATGGGATTTCCTTTGGCACAAGGGTATTTATTTCAATCTAGGAACGTTTTAGTTTAAAATTTCGTTTTTGGTCAGATGTTATGAATGTTTAATGTTACCGCCTTCTGTAACACAATTTTACTCGGTACTGTATATTTAAAAAGTAAAATATTTTAATATAAGGATCGAATATACGTGTATGGAAAAAGTCTATATTAGAGTTGTTGAAAAATTAATTCTTGATCTGTTTGTATTGGATTGAATGGACAATTGAAGCAATTTTACGAATTTTCACTATGGAATTTTTCAACAACTCTAATATAAAATTAAAGTTTCCAATAAAAAATTGAATCTGGAAACCACTATCAGAGTTCAATGGCAAAAAGTCTGTTCAAAAAAACTATGAAAGGTGTAGTTTGTGGGCTACTATATTTTAAAAACGGACTTTTGGGAATTCTATTTTATATTTTTCTAAAGTGTAGAAATTGTTACTCTGCTGAAATCGAGAATTCAAACTGACTTTTCCATTCTCCAGCAAAAATGGATCTTTTCGTTTTTAAAATCTTCCGGGATCGTAAACTTTGAAATATCTTTCAAGTTGTCCCATAAAATGGATTGTTTAGAAAATTCAAATTTTCTAAAGTTTGTAGAAAAAAACAAAACTGCGCCTGGAAGCGCAAAATCTCGATAGAGTGTATTTAGAATTTCGACGTGATCTTTTTGTATATCAAAAATATCAGTCATTTTTTTGCTGTTAGAAAAAGTAGGTGGATCAACTACGATCAGATCATATTTTTCTCGATCCGGATTTTTTCTTTCATGACGAAGCCATTCCATTACGTCCGCTCTAAGTACACAATGTTTTGTAAGTGAAAAACCGTTTAGTTTCAAATTTTCTTCGGCCCAGTCGGAATAGGTGTTGGAAAGATCTACGCTTAGGCTTTTTACGGCTCCGCCTGACGCTGCGTAGACGGTAAACGATCCGGTATAAGAAAAAAGATTTAGAAATTTTTTTCCCTTGGATTCCTTACGAACAAAATCTCTAGTGATTCGATGATCTAAAAACAGCCCTGTATCCACATAGTCTGATAAGTTCACATAAAATCTAAGACCATTCTCTCCTATCTCGAATAGTTCAGATTGTTCGGATTGTTTTTCGTATTGTTCCTTACCTTTTTTAGGTTCTCTTTTTTTCCAAAAGACTTGATTTGGATCGATAGAGAGGGTTTCGCAGACGATTCTATTGATTTCTTCGTTCTCTTTTATTCTATCTTCATCTGAAATTTCGTAATTGTTTTTATATACAGAGATATGACAGAGAGGACCATAAAGATCCACGCAGACAGGGACCTGAGGTATATCACGGTCGTAGATTCGAAAACATTCTATGTTTCTTTTACGAGCCCATTTTTTCCAGTGTTTAGCCATTCTGGTTATACGATTTCGAAACATCACCATAGGATTTCCAAAATCGTTAAGCGAATTGGATCGTTTTTCCGACATGAAACCAGAATTAAAAAATCTATTTTAAAATCCAATCAGAACAGAGAATCAAATTTCGTAAAAAGACTGGTAAATTTACAATCATAAACTACGGTTGCGAGGCCACTGGGATTTTATTAAGAAATAAAAATAAAAACTAAAAAATACGCGCACTGTTGCATCTATAAAAAATTGGAAAACGAAACTTAAACGAAGAGGATTTGGCCGGTTTTTTTACGTAAAAACTTTGCGGTATAATTTTTTTTGCGAAAAAATTGTATGTCGTCTTCTCTAAAGAGAATGTACTACTCATCACTATGTAATAAAGTATCTAATATTTTGCATGGAATCAGTGTTTTGTGATAAAATTAAAGGTACTCAATTTTATAGAGATCAGTAATTTAGGTTCATATTACTGACATTTGTAGTTTAAGTATTTTGAATTTTTAGTTTAAAGTGACAATAGGAGTCGAAAGTTTGAAATATACATATCTAGAAAATCAAAAAGTGAAACTATTTCTTTCTTATTCGGAAACGGATTCTAAGAATGTGATTTTATTTGTTCATGGATATCCGGATACACATAAAACTTGGGATTTACAGGTTAATGTTTTAAAGGAAAAATTTACGTTAGGTGCAATTGATCTAAGGGGATCTGGGAGATCTTCCAAACCTTCAGAACAATCTGAATATAATTATACGATGATTCTTTCCGATTTATCGGAGGCGATCCGTTTTCTTTCCAAAGGTAAAAAAGTACATTTGGTAGGTCACGACTGGGGAGCCGCTCTCGGTTGGTTATTTATTAGTGATTTTGA encodes the following:
- a CDS encoding EAL domain-containing protein, encoding MKEIFDLPPNADLWSSKSASTTDTQTLFPFNEKYEMALEILTEFENLSIVDSSNLKTSSTQSYDGEILTQLTEILKTGSFHTEYQPILSLETGKIYAYEALARFRIKGENICPEFIFNELHQDPDLFFEFEKELKRFQIRNRPRDKHLFLNLDPHVCKNRSQAAEWRKLLSKKKDIVCEIIENTDSTLIENTRFCLDVLRRENVPIALDDVGGDQNLFCFNFLEYSKFIKFDKCWLRLFKTKPSYKNIAWGFLDFAKESNMLCILEGIETSEDFLMAAEMGFPLAQGYLFQSRNVLV
- a CDS encoding response regulator encodes the protein MNPKILVADDDDRIRKMIRISLNASHYEVIESATIQETILKAAKDSPDLILLDLQFPDGNGITALREIRSWSETPVIVLSVLSSDPEKISLLDGGADDYITKPFSMGELLARIRVALRNKTQDPGSPIFVSGNLYVDLSNRNVKISGTTVHLTPIEYTFLTLLIQHAGKVLTQEQIIRHVWGPFAKNESGSLRVHVASLRKKIELDPSSPELLLTEPGVGYRLAIHL
- a CDS encoding potassium-transporting ATPase subunit C translates to MIFLNIISISIRLLLILTLITGILYPIVVTGFAERFFPFRSGGSKVVIQGKTVGSELIAQKFIKDEYFWPRPSVADYKTGASNASVTNASLRLKVEERKKILFEKHTEQTQVPPDLLFASGSGLDPHISPNSALFQINRVAKSRKLTEGQILRLKDIVEKSIEKGYIGENRINVLLLNLKMDSEFGTILE
- a CDS encoding alpha/beta hydrolase, which gives rise to MKIQLGIRNRFRKVGLTLCFLFFLFGVSSINASYAREILTYDLVGRNFYSLKTTYYTINVVHYRYVRDPGGPIVFNPKSVLFVHGFGDNSSLFEPLAKELILKGKAQSVYIMDLPGHGGSTMAPGTSEYPANYSQLSVTNYADALRALLGRMTSTEGKKIQTIVGHSIGGLVIQTIQSLFHKNGGGLLSAFGIENTILLGSDIPSPLPWYGGNAPMSDPNSAKSFVWNFRILKILGSIPDPPYAEFGWLVKTPDDFYINTKYAVNGVPVTGAPTTEQLKTMSDLEPYVAAANIVGLDYTAQTTNAVPRMFVTQNIWNGFNLKVVWMDKDVFFSQSETQGLAQYLQEGLNAITISDPEATHNSPFSKPSIFLSLF
- a CDS encoding sensor histidine kinase, giving the protein MIEDTETTRLDPDELLRKIQKEEQKEISGRLKVFFGMVAGVGKTYAMLNAARGLKKEGVDVVVGYIETRGRKETEELLEGLEILPRKKIEHRGIEFEEMDIDSILRRKPEVVLVDEFAHTNIPGSRHVKRYQDVIEILNHSINVFTTLNVQHLESQVEAVEKNTSVKIRETIPDSVLDMADEIVLIDLSPDDLRKRLQEGKVYVPEKANLAGDHFFKKENLTFLRETALNYTARHVNVALDSAKFREKILVAIGSSPNSYSLLRYAKRLAYERNGELFAIYNQTRENLTKENLSQLEKNLSFARELGCEILYAADEDTVEAILRISEQKHITRVVIEKTSADWWKRWNSTASKLARMPSNFELCLVPYSFVSGEESVLNRFLRTSSGGKQYLTSLTLILLATCISLFLEPIAGYWSISLLYLFFVSGIGSFFSKGPTILAGLLSGIFWDFLFIPPRYTFFIEKLEDVLMFGAFLFISIIIGNVTSRLRQKEKVLVNRELRLTTLYELSKELGHARDVRRISEIGAEYLGKVFQTEIVILLENQGNIDFNSSRAGNFFPDPKETAVSNWVYKNKIPAGKFTDTLSLSLGTYFPMIAPGKVIGVIGVVLNERLNLDQENLLLTMGNQIALALERELLSEETRTRYLANQSERLYTIIFNSLSHELKTPLSAIRGAVTALLEPEIENSREARIELLNEINESSMILNLLLGNLLDMSRYESGFLKLRMDWHDPSDLIHVVVRRLRQTVKNSRCVIHLPENPVPTWMDFTLMEQALFNVVFNAVQISPEGVPVSIELICRKDKIQYIVEDEGPGIPKEDLEKIFEKFYRSKNRNHVGSGLGLSISKSIVETHGGILTAENRTTVGARFCIEIPIKSS
- a CDS encoding class I SAM-dependent methyltransferase; translated protein: MSEKRSNSLNDFGNPMVMFRNRITRMAKHWKKWARKRNIECFRIYDRDIPQVPVCVDLYGPLCHISVYKNNYEISDEDRIKENEEINRIVCETLSIDPNQVFWKKREPKKGKEQYEKQSEQSELFEIGENGLRFYVNLSDYVDTGLFLDHRITRDFVRKESKGKKFLNLFSYTGSFTVYAASGGAVKSLSVDLSNTYSDWAEENLKLNGFSLTKHCVLRADVMEWLRHERKNPDREKYDLIVVDPPTFSNSKKMTDIFDIQKDHVEILNTLYRDFALPGAVLFFSTNFRKFEFSKQSILWDNLKDISKFTIPEDFKNEKIHFCWRMEKSV